The following nucleotide sequence is from Terriglobales bacterium.
GCCGAAGGAAGCCGGGCTCGAAGTGCTGCAACGCATTGTGCGCAACTTCAACCACGACATGAACCGCCTGCGCTATATCGAGATGGTCTATTTCATACTGCGTCGCGATGGGCAGTACGCTGGAGTTAGCCTTTGGAGCAACACGCCCTCGGGGCAGCCGTTGAAGTTTGCCGTTCACGATGGAACGTCGCGGGTTGAACAGACGGTTGCGCTGCTGCAAGGCAACTCCATCGACTGGCCTGCGGTGCCGCGCGCAGTGGAGGAGAAGCGCTGAGCACCGATAGCAAACGTCCGCTGGCCGGCAAGTGCGCTCTCGTCACCGGAGGAGCACGCCGCATTGGCAAGGAAATCGCATTGACGCTGGCCCGCGCCGGCGCAGACGTCGCCTTCACCTATCTCAAATCGGGAAAGGACGCCGAGCAGACTAATGCGGCACTTGCAAAGTCAGGCGTTCGAACCTTCTCCATACGCTGCGACCTGCGCGATGTGAAATCGATCGAGCCCTGCGCAGGGGAAGCGATCGCCAAATTAGGACGCCTCGATCTCCTGATTAACAATGCCGGGGCATACGAAACCGTCAGCTTTGAAGAGATCATGCCCGAGCAATGGGATGCGATGTTCGACGTCAATGTTCGCGCGGCTTTCTTCATGTCGCAGGCATGTGCCAAAGAGCTGCGCGCGCACAAAGGACGCATCGTGAACATCGGCTCGCTCGGCGGCATTCGCCCGTGGGCGACCCATGCGCATTACTGCGCGTCGAAAGCTGCGCTGCACATGCTCACGCAATCCGCGGCGAAAGCGCTGGCGCCGGAGATCAAGGTAAACTGCATCGCTCCAGGCATGATCGACCAGGGCGAGTCGGCTCGCGGCAGTGAAGTTCTCGAGAACTTCGCAGTTAAGACGCCGGTGCAGAGAAATGGCACCGCCGCGGACGTTGCGCAGTCCGTCCTGTTCCTCGCCACCTGCCCGGATTTCATCACAGGGCAGATACTCGCGGTGGATGGAGGATTGGGCCTGGTTTAACGGAACCGGCGCCGGTAGGCGCGGTCCCCGGCAAGCGCCGATTTTGCGGTTGCTGGGGTGCTAGGCGCTGGGGCAGCCGCGTATTTGCGGCTGCGTTCCTTGAGCATGCGTGCTGTGTCATTGCGCTCGGAGCTGGCCATTCGGCCATCTCCGACCCACCGGCTAGCACCCCAGCAACCGCAACACCGGCGCTTGCCGGGGACCCCGCTCTACCGGCGCCGGTTCTGTTACTCATCTCCAGAGATTCTTCTTGCGCAGGTAATACTCCATGTACCGAATCGGATCTTGGGAGTGGTGATTCGCGGAAGAGCCCTTCTTCAACGAAAACGGAACGCATTGGATCAGCGTTGGCCCGGCGCCGCGACGAGCTTTGTCGATCGCTTCAGAGGCTACGCGGTAGATGGCAACTACATCTGCTTTGTCGACTGGGATCGAGGTAATCTGCGTGTGCCGCCGAGTGGTTTTCGGCAAAGCTCTTTCAACCTGGACATAAACAATCGGCAGCGATTGCACATGCGCGAGGCGCAAGAACTGGCGATTGCGCGCAATATCGTTCGCATCCACAAACGCCACTGCCAGATTGCCCGTGGCTTGAACGCGATGGAGCAGAGCAGCACCGGTTGCGAGTGCTACCACCGAATCCGCCTCAAGCACCGCGCGTTGCGCTCCGATAGTGATGGGAAGACTTGACGACGAGATCAGGCTATCTTCGGCGCGCAGGTCAATCGTGGTACCCACCAGCGGAGCCTCCTGAAATTTCCAGTTCTGTTTGCGCGTTCGATTGCTGAA
It contains:
- a CDS encoding thiamine pyrophosphate-dependent enzyme gives rise to the protein EPTVEAPEPLLGGTQHKPLISDDKLKQLYTEMLRVRQHGKSRFSNRTRKQNWKFQEAPLVGTTIDLRAEDSLISSSSLPITIGAQRAVLEADSVVALATGAALLHRVQATGNLAVAFVDANDIARNRQFLRLAHVQSLPIVYVQVERALPKTTRRHTQITSIPVDKADVVAIYRVASEAIDKARRGAGPTLIQCVPFSLKKGSSANHHSQDPIRYMEYYLRKKNLWR
- a CDS encoding SDR family oxidoreductase, encoding MAGKCALVTGGARRIGKEIALTLARAGADVAFTYLKSGKDAEQTNAALAKSGVRTFSIRCDLRDVKSIEPCAGEAIAKLGRLDLLINNAGAYETVSFEEIMPEQWDAMFDVNVRAAFFMSQACAKELRAHKGRIVNIGSLGGIRPWATHAHYCASKAALHMLTQSAAKALAPEIKVNCIAPGMIDQGESARGSEVLENFAVKTPVQRNGTAADVAQSVLFLATCPDFITGQILAVDGGLGLV